Below is a genomic region from Pan troglodytes isolate AG18354 chromosome X, NHGRI_mPanTro3-v2.0_pri, whole genome shotgun sequence.
AGCAAGTAAAAGTGAATAAGTACATCTGTTATGTATCAActtttttaagtgattttaaaaaaagtgaatGGAACTGTCCTTCCTCCCCTCAAAAAAGTGAATAAAGGAGAAGCAAAGAACAAGGAGTTCTGAGGAATATTGTCATCAAAGTACCTTGTGTTACATTCTGCCTCTATTCTTATCTCTGTCTACTGGTGTAGACTGACTTTATTGTTGTGGAGAAACAACTCTTTATTCTCTCCCTGGTTCTGAAATTAGTGATAGCAAGTTATACAGAAAGcaggttatacagatagcaagttaTACAGAGAAAAATGTTCATAACGTAAAATTCGGTTTTTACCAATAATCTAGTTGTAATCAGTGCCCATTCCTGACCCTTTTGTGCATTTAAACAGTCAAAATGGTAATATAATTGTAGCTCCCTTAGAGAGGGCCCCAAAATGGACAGTTCAGCTCTATCTCAATGAATAGTGTTGTGATAAGGTTTACTGTGTACCTATGGAGTTTGGGCATCTTTTGAGGTCATTGGAAATATATGTCTGGTTTATTTATGAGATTGATTGATATCTCTTCTGACTAGAAATCTGGAAGAATTTTGAAATATAACAGTTTACAGTTTTACAGTTGCAGTGATAATGAAGTATGGTTTATAAACACGTGCACACCAGATGcattttgaaatactgtttttgccagcaataactttaaaatgaatgcatagaattacaaaaatattagctgggcatggtggcgcatacctgtaatcccagctactcaggaggctgattcaggagaatcacttgaacccggtaggcagaggttacggtaagatcgcgccactgcactccagcctgggcaacggagcgagactccatctcaaaacaaaacaaaataaaacaaaacaaaaaaccagatcATAGTCATTAAAGCagcatataaaataaatgcatagatTGATCACAATATTTAGTCTGCTAAATACAACTCCGGGATTTcctattatttattacattttatccCCCTGCTAAATAAGTGATTTATTAGGTGACATATTTATTTCTGTGACTCGAGGTCTTTGATTCACACATTTCATACTCCTGCCACTCAAGTGTGAATGTAAATGCAAACCTAATTCAAACTATCTGGAACCTCTGCAAGTAGAAGTCTGTTGTGTAATTTTATCTATTCTTGTTTCTACCTCCTGCCTTGCTCATTGAAATACCTTATTTGAGTCTAAGGATCACCCCAGGCAGACTTAGCTCTTCCCAGCTTAACAAATATTCTTTCCCCAAAACCACATTTATTCTACCTTGACCCCTATACATTCCCTccagtgaatatttttaaagatagaagTTTCATGCTTGCaaattcctgattttttttttaatcttcttggTTTAGTATAAACATTACTTTGGAGTTACAGAGCCTTTATACTACCCTATTTTGTTTCCTTCATAGCATTTATTATTATCTGAAGTAATTTTGACTCGTCtactagaatgtgagctccatgaCACCCAGTATTTTGTCTACCTTGTTTGCTGCTGTATTCTCAGTACATAgaattgtgcctggcacacagttggCCCTTAATATTTATGTGATGAAGAATTGAAAGAATTGCTAAATGAAACCCTTGTTATTTACAAGCCAGAGTCTTTTCATTCAGCCAGTGGATAAAACATTTTCTCTTCAGCATCTTTGCAAATGAAAGCAAATTTTCTTCTTAGATGCTTATGCCACAAAGGATGGTGGGACATTGTCTTGGCCGTGGTGGAATTAGTTCACAAAGAAATGCTTGGTGATGCTATCCTTGTTTGCCCACCTTCCTGGCCTCACATGGTCCAACTAGCTTGCTGAGAGCGTGTCAACAAGAAGAGTGACAAATAATCTTGCTTTTGTTCACTGTCTCTGAGCACCTGAACCTCAGTGTAGACCTGTGCTATCAGATATGGTAGACTGTAGCCATGTGTGGTTAAATGtaagttaattaaaatgaaataaaattcagttCATCGCTTCTACTAGGCACATGTAGCTAGTAGCTACCATATTGGATAATGCAGATATACAACATTTTCATTATCACAGAACCTTCTATTGGACAACACTGGTATAGACATTATATAACTTTTGATAGAAGTGTCCAACAGGAAAACCTGCTTTTATTGCATGTTTTGGGGGAGTGTTTGATTTGACTGAAGACTCCATATGAACCTAAAGAACACACAGCAGCATTGAGCTTTTTAGTGGAAAACAAACTGAATTGTCAGGTTATCCTGAGATATCTGAAAGGAGTCAGATTTTGGGTGGAGGGGTATATTTTGATTCCAAACAGTTAGAAGCAACATACCTAAGAATACTGTCTGATCTGAAGGCtaacatttttaatgtaactTCAGAGGGTCTTCAGTATTTAATTCAAATCCTTACTTTAAAATGCATTGCCTGGCAAATTTGAATACCAAGACATGAAGAGTCAAAACTCAAAtgcattagccaggcatgatagcacgcacctgtaatcccagctacttggaaggctgaggcacgaggatcacttgaatccgggaggcagaggctgcagtgagccaagatcgcgccactgcactccagcctgggcaacagagtaagactctgtcttcaaaaaaaaaaaaaagaaaagaaagcaaagcactGAGACATTGGTGTAGAAATGGAGGTGATGCCTACCCCCACCATGGAATCACGCTTCAATTTAAAAGTTGTTAAACATGttgacacagtttttttttttgtttttgatataatCCTGATTTTCCTTGGTGAATAAAAGGTATTAGAAACAGTTTATCAAATTCTTAAAAAGATTTTCTTGAATATTGGCTTTGTACAAAAGTCTGTGCTATTTTCTGTGAGGTATCTGAAACTCAATAAAACAAAGGTCCTGCCTTCTGAAAGCACTCACTCTAATAGGAGCtaaccccccacacacacacatgtcaaAAGCCATAACTTTTATTCTCTACTCCTTATTCTTCTCAGGTCTGATCATTTTGTATAAAGCAAATTGGCTGCTTCTCCAAAATTGAGTTTTATAAGTGGGGAAGTCCAGAGTTCTGCCAACTGTAGTTTTAGAAGCCTCAGATTTATGCAAATGAgtatgattttgtattttttattttaaatcagatttCAGTAACTCCCTGCcagcttatttttgctttttgaagaACCTTACGGGAGGAAAGCCACAATTCTCTATAGTTCCTCTTTagctgatgagaaaaatgaaagcgTGTAAGAAAGATAGATGCGCTTAAATGTTTCCTAGAAAGTATAAGTCATCTTCAATAGAAATTTGTAGATAGGGTAtcttcatttatatttgtatatagttGAAATTCAAGCTGATAATGTAGCTTTTCCTGAGCCCTTTTTATGCATTGGTACTTGGAGAGAGATTTGTTAATTCCCAGAGGGAATCTTAAATCATTTTGTTGTTATAGGGAGATTTCCACCCGAACTCTAGGCTACTAGAAACAGCAGTACTTGAATGTTCTTAATAGGCTCATAGTTGCAAGAAAGCAACAGCTAAGAATGTATTTTATTGCATGCTTAATAACAGCTCCTTATTTGTATGGTTCTGTTACAATGTGGTAGGAGACAAGACGAACAGTAATCCTTACAATGTTTATTCTGTGAGTTAAAATAGCATCTTGGAAGCACAAAAATCAATCTTAGGACACTTAGTCAATAAAAGGGATatattgctctctctctctccgttaCAACATTTCTGTAAATAGGAATGTATCCAAAACACAAAGCAAAGGGCTCTTATCAGTGTGATGTTGATGCCCATGCAGAGCATAGGAATTAGCAGTCTGACTGAATATGCGCCACAGGACTTCCACCATCTTCTCCTGCTCTGCCACTGTAGGCCCCTTCTGCTGCCTGCCATACTTGTCCATTTCCTTTGTTTAAAGCAGGGCAAACCTATAGGAGTAGCAGTGTATGTAgtagtataattttatttgattttgagtttttaaaaaattgtatagaaTGAAAAACACAACCTTAAGCAAAacctttttctgtttgttgattTATCAGAACAAGAAATTGGATTCTCAGGATTTATAGTTAAAGAAGGGAGCAAACCCATTTTAATCATGCATATTTTTCAGGATGATCCGTTGGTGCTGAATGAGATCAGAGAAGACCTTCGAGTAGAGTGTTCGAAGTTTGGACAAATTAGGAAACTCCTTCTCTTTGATGTAAGTTCATGGCTTGGACATATGGATCCTAAAGCAATAATTCCTCCACCTTATAAGTTCTTCTCAGATGTTAGTATACCCCTGAATTTtagattaatgtttttatataGTAGTCCACTATCTTGTGATAATCATCTATTAGCAATAATGAGATGAACGTGGATTGCAAGCCAAGGATTTGATAGATTTGGTATGCCTTGCTTATTTTCCGTCTTCATTACCCTAGAGTACATGATCAGGTGAAAGAAGGTACAAGAAAAATGTATGAGATCTCTGGTTCCCTATTAGTCACATTTTCCCCTCTTTGTGAATTATTCTCATCCTCCATATTTGGAACAATCAGGGACAATATTCTCCTGTATATTTCCTCTTCTCATCCTCTTTTTACTTCCAGAATTGACACCCAATAATTAAGAGTCACCATTTATTGCTTGTGTATTACAAGCTACTTTACATGTTATCTCACTTCTCAAAACCCTTTGAGGCAGGTTAGcactattatacccattttacagatgaggaagctaacACTTTAGAAATTGAACACCTGGCTCAAGGTTGTTCATTTGGTAactgacagagccaggatttaatcCCAGGGCAATATGACTTCAGAGTTTACACTCTTAACAATTATACTGTCCTGCTTCTCATTAGACAGGGATGTCAGCAGAAACATTTCCAAAGACATTGTGCTTGGTTCTTGCTAGGTAAGATTGAGGTAAAGAAGCAGCTGACTGCACGTGACTGGCTGggataaaatggaagaaagactTCATACATAAAGTCTTTTACTTCAGAGTATCAGAGAGAACACTACTACTTACCTACTTTGTGAAatgtatgtgttttatttttaatcttatcattcattccttttttttctttcttatctttctagAGGCACCCAGATGGTGTGGCCTCTGTGTCCTTTCGGGATCCAGAGGAAGCTGATTATTGTATTCAGACTCTCGATGGAAGATGGTTTGGTGGCCGTCAAATCACTGCCCAGGCATGGGATGGGACTACAGATTATCAGGTAAATTCTGCTGCTTGTCAAGAGCACACACATTGTTTCATTACCAACAAATACTGATCCTTCAGATCtaaattttgggtttggtttaacCTATTTAATGTAACaatgcttcttttatttttatttacttatatattttaattttttactcttCCTCTTAATTATTTACAATgcttcttttaaataatattttgcattCAGAAGATAGAGAAATGTTTGAGTCTTTCAGTTTCTAAGTCTGAAAGTTTGAGGCTTGTTCAGAATAGTGATAAGAAAAGAACACATTCAACTAAATGTTACTCTTCCTTTGTATGCTGTAAAGTATAGACAGAGCtcaaatattaactttttaagagatgagaCATTTCTGCAGTACTGTGATATTTGACCTTTATTTAAGTGGTCTTATTTAAGGTCAACTCTAGTAAATCAAGATGTAAAGTTTTGAAAACTGAAGGCGGAATTGCTTTCATTTCCTAATAAGAGATGCTTTATAAAATTAAGGTTGTTTCATCAATATTAGATATGTTCAGAGAAGTAACCTTTTGCCTGAAACTTATTTTAATGGCAGTCTCCATTTATCCACAGGTGGAGGAAACCtcaagagaaagggaggaaaggctGAGAGGATGGGAGGCTTTCCTCAATGCTCCTGAGGCCAACAGAGGCCTTAGGCGTTCAGATTCTGTCTCTGCTTCCGAAAGGGCAGGGCCTTCTAGAGCAAGGCATTTTTCAGAGCACCCCAGCACATCTAAAATGAATGCTCAAGAAACTGCAACTGGAATGGCATTTGAAGAACCTATAGATGAGAAGAAGTTTGAAAAGACAGAAGATGGGGGAGAATTTGAAGAAGGTGCTTCTGAAAACAATGCTAAGGAAAGTAGCCCCGAAAAAGAGGCTGAAGAAGGCTGCCCTGAAAAAGAATCTGAAGAGGGCTGCCCCAAAAGAGGGTTTGAAGGCAGCTGCTCCCAAAAAGAGTCTGAAGAAGGCAATCCCGTAAGAGGATCTGAAGAGGGTAGTCCTAAAAAAGAGTCTAAAAAGAAGACACTCAAAAATGATTGTGAAGAGAATGGCCTTGCAAAGGAATCTGAAGATGACCTCAACAAGGAGTCTGAAGAGGAGGTTGGCCCCACAAAAGAGTCCGAAGAAGATGACTCAGAGAAAGAGTCTGACGAAGACTGCTCTGAAAAACAGTCTGAAGATGGCTCCGAAAGAGAATTTGAAGAAAATGGTCTCGAGAAAGATTTGGACGAGGAAGGTTCTGAAAAGGAGCTTCATGAAAATGTTCTTGACAAAGAGTTAGAAGAAAATGACTCTGAAAACTCCGAATTTGAAGATGACGGCTCTGAAAAAGTGTTAGATGAGGAAGGCTCTGAGAGAGAGTTTGACGAAGATTCagatgaaaaggaagaagaggaggatacatatgaaaaagtatttgatgATGAGTCTGATGAGAAAGAGGATGAAGAATATGCAGATGAAAAGGGGCTTGAAGCTGCTGATAAAAAGGCGGAAGAAGGTGATGCAGATGAAAAGCTGTTTGAAGAGTCAGACGACAAGGAAGATGAAGATGCAGATGGAAAGGAAGTTGAAGATGCTGACGAAAAGTTGTTCGAAGATGATGATTCCAATGAGAAGTTGTTTGATGAGGAGGAAGATTCCAGTGAGAAGTTGTTTGACGATTCTGATGAGAGGGGGACTTTGGGTGGTTTTGGGAGTGTTGAAGAAGGGCCCCTATCCACTGGCAGCAGCTTTATTCTCAGTAgcgatgatgatgacgatgatatTTAAT
It encodes:
- the HTATSF1 gene encoding 17S U2 SnRNP complex component HTATSF1, whose translation is MSGTNLDGNDEFDEQLRMQELYGDGKDGDTQTDAGGEPDSLGQQPTDTPYEWDLDKKAWFPKITEDFIATYQANYGFSNDGASSSTANVEDVHARTAEEPPQEKAPEPTDARKKGEKRKAESGWFHVEEDRNTNVYVSGLPPDITVDEFIQLMSKFGIIMRDPQTEEFKVKLYKDNQGNLKGDGLCCYLKRESVELALKLLDEDEIRGYKLHVEVAKFQLKGEYDASKKKKKCKDYKKKLSMQQKQLDWRPERRAGPSRMRHERVVIIKNMFHPMDFEDDPLVLNEIREDLRVECSKFGQIRKLLLFDRHPDGVASVSFRDPEEADYCIQTLDGRWFGGRQITAQAWDGTTDYQVEETSREREERLRGWEAFLNAPEANRGLRRSDSVSASERAGPSRARHFSEHPSTSKMNAQETATGMAFEEPIDEKKFEKTEDGGEFEEGASENNAKESSPEKEAEEGCPEKESEEGCPKRGFEGSCSQKESEEGNPVRGSEEGSPKKESKKKTLKNDCEENGLAKESEDDLNKESEEEVGPTKESEEDDSEKESDEDCSEKQSEDGSEREFEENGLEKDLDEEGSEKELHENVLDKELEENDSENSEFEDDGSEKVLDEEGSEREFDEDSDEKEEEEDTYEKVFDDESDEKEDEEYADEKGLEAADKKAEEGDADEKLFEESDDKEDEDADGKEVEDADEKLFEDDDSNEKLFDEEEDSSEKLFDDSDERGTLGGFGSVEEGPLSTGSSFILSSDDDDDDI